One window of the Nothobranchius furzeri strain GRZ-AD chromosome 3, NfurGRZ-RIMD1, whole genome shotgun sequence genome contains the following:
- the smug1 gene encoding single-strand selective monofunctional uracil DNA glycosylase, giving the protein MFAMLANPAAFTEGLAGGEPEPGLVSNAANGTPASRFLQAELELNAHLRRLSFSEPVRYVYNPLDYAWDTHRCYVEKYCLPGQRVLFLGMNPGPFGMAQTGVPFGEVRSVVDWLKILGEVGRPDEEHPKRRITGLSCTQSEVSGARFWGFFRKLCGEPTRFFQHCFVHNLCPLIFMSATGKNLTPPELPAAEREALLSLCDSALCQVVQALNVSMVIGVGRVAEQRARRALSAAGVDVRVEGIMHPSPRNPLANKGWEGVARAKLEELGVLSLLSSS; this is encoded by the exons ATGTTCGCTATGTTAGCTAACCCTGCTGCGTTTACGGAGGGACTCGCTGGAGGAGAACCAGAACCGGGTCTGGTCTCCAACGCTGCAAACGGGACCCCCGCCTCCCGGTTCCTGCAGGCTGAGCTGGAGCTAAACGCCCACCTCCGCCGGCTCTCATTCAGCGAACCGGTCCGCTACGTTTACAACCCGCTGGACTACGCCTGGGACACCCACCGTTGCTACGTGGAGAAGTACTGTCTGCCCGGACAGAGGGTCCTGTTTTTGGGGATGAATCCTGGACCGTTCGGCATGGCGCAGACCGGG GTCCCGTTTGGTGAGGTCAGGTCTGTGGTCGACTGGCTGAAGATCTTGGGAGAGGTGGGTCGTCCTGATGAAGAGCACCCAAAGCGGCGGATCACGGGCCTCAGCTGCACTCAGAGTGAAGTGAGCGGGGCACGTTTTTGGGGGTTCTTTAGAAAACTCTGCGGTGAACCCACACGATTCTTCCAGCACTGCTTCGTTCACAATCTGTGCCCGCTGATTTTCATGAGCGCCACTGGGAAGAACCTGACCCCGCCCGAGCTGCCTGCAGCTGAGCGAGAAGCCCTGCTGTCCTTGTGTGACTCCGCTCTGTGTCAGGTTGTGCAGGCCCTGAACGTTTCCATGGTGATCGGTGTGGGGAGGGTGGCTGAGCAGCGGGCGCGACGAGCTCTGTCTGCTGCAGGTGTGGATGTGCGAGTGGAAGGCATCATGCATCCATCACCCAGAAACCCGCTGGCCAATAAGGGCTGGGAAGGAGTAGCTAGAGCCAAACTGGAGGAACTGGGTGTTCTCTCTCTGCTGAGTAGCAGCTAA